In one Methanobacterium sp. genomic region, the following are encoded:
- a CDS encoding YHS domain-containing protein yields MLLDPVFRKEVHARKARFLTGYKGKIYYFCSVCSKKLFEEHPEKYIKIK; encoded by the coding sequence ATGTTATTAGATCCAGTTTTCAGAAAAGAAGTACATGCACGCAAAGCAAGATTTTTAACTGGATACAAAGGCAAAATATACTATTTCTGCTCAGTTTGCAGTAAAAAACTCTTTGAAGAACATCCTGAAAAATATATTAAAATCAAATAG
- a CDS encoding DUF4013 domain-containing protein yields MKIYEIIYDAAKYPFSGLKPFFLLGLMIFISSFLFSRYNDFFGYLDDIFGHFALILVILLFFIIVLVFTILEAGYTFKVIEKSVQRIEKPPEFNEFIHMFKHGLNEIIIGFIYFLIPAVLFISILDSVISEINLGMPSLHDDVIILFLIVGLLLGFIADIIFTVAIPHMAFNGGSFKDAFSFFEITKKIRQIGLKRLMIGYLFVIVGVGYWRSYIRGNNRFL; encoded by the coding sequence ATGAAAATATATGAAATTATATATGATGCTGCTAAATATCCATTTTCTGGATTAAAACCCTTCTTTTTACTAGGATTGATGATTTTTATAAGTAGTTTTCTGTTTAGTCGATACAATGATTTTTTCGGTTATCTTGACGATATTTTTGGCCACTTTGCTTTAATACTGGTTATACTGCTGTTTTTTATAATAGTACTTGTTTTTACAATTCTGGAAGCTGGTTATACCTTTAAAGTCATTGAAAAAAGCGTGCAGAGAATTGAAAAACCTCCAGAATTCAATGAATTTATCCATATGTTTAAACATGGGCTGAATGAAATAATTATTGGATTTATTTACTTTTTAATACCTGCAGTTCTCTTTATTTCCATTTTAGATAGCGTTATTTCCGAGATAAATTTAGGAATGCCATCTCTTCATGATGATGTTATTATTTTGTTTTTAATTGTTGGACTTTTATTGGGATTTATTGCAGATATAATTTTTACAGTTGCTATTCCCCATATGGCTTTTAATGGAGGTTCTTTCAAAGATGCATTTAGTTTTTTTGAAATAACTAAAAAAATTAGGCAAATAGGTTTAAAGAGGTTGATGATTGGATATTTGTTTGTAATTGTAGGGGTGGGATATTGGAGGTCCTATATTAGAGGAAATAATAGGTTCCTTTAA
- a CDS encoding GMC family oxidoreductase N-terminal domain-containing protein: MTFDIAVIGTGAGGATIAKELSQKGFKVLILEKGKRQKTGTSLTYLKNIQINLKVNLTKENKEKYDFLRFPAELMYMECVGGTTPVSLANACYACSTCYSNSATKQFNIHDIDLFKELIEASTDLKVSPFPRDLMGPATRKIVKAGESLGYFMEPMPKFIDFSKCNNCGLCIEGCKLDAKWDATHFINESQDNGTTLISDFRVTKILHKNNKVTGIEGLFGDKTKSFEVKTVILAAGALNTPQILKNSGIKENVGEGLFCDLFITVGGFLKDANLNKEIPMGVKSEFGPYFISPHFSNKLVSLLEDKGFNANPEDIMGLMVKIADESNGKIITDKSIEKPLTERDIELLKRGYEKSVKLLIEVGVDPSSIVSTSIRGAHPGGTAAIGRVVDNNLETQIKGLYVADASIIPQAPGRPPILTIIALAKKLAKNISKDFGDKYGK; encoded by the coding sequence ATGACTTTTGACATTGCAGTAATTGGAACTGGCGCCGGCGGGGCAACCATAGCAAAGGAACTTTCGCAAAAAGGGTTCAAAGTCCTGATTTTAGAGAAAGGAAAGCGTCAAAAAACAGGCACATCTTTAACTTATCTCAAAAATATTCAAATTAATTTAAAAGTTAATTTAACTAAGGAGAATAAGGAAAAATACGATTTCCTCAGATTTCCTGCAGAATTAATGTATATGGAATGTGTAGGGGGTACAACTCCCGTTTCTCTTGCAAATGCATGCTATGCGTGTAGTACTTGTTATTCAAACTCTGCAACAAAACAATTCAACATTCATGATATTGATCTTTTTAAAGAATTAATTGAAGCAAGTACAGATCTAAAAGTTAGCCCCTTCCCTCGGGATTTAATGGGGCCTGCAACACGAAAAATAGTAAAAGCTGGAGAAAGTCTTGGTTATTTTATGGAGCCTATGCCTAAATTCATAGATTTTTCTAAATGTAATAACTGTGGATTATGCATTGAAGGATGTAAACTCGATGCAAAATGGGATGCAACTCATTTTATAAATGAATCTCAGGATAATGGAACAACACTCATTTCTGATTTTAGAGTTACAAAAATTCTCCATAAAAATAATAAAGTTACAGGAATAGAAGGCTTATTTGGAGATAAAACAAAATCATTTGAAGTGAAAACTGTTATACTTGCTGCAGGGGCATTAAATACTCCGCAAATACTAAAGAATTCTGGAATTAAAGAAAATGTAGGTGAAGGGTTATTTTGCGATCTTTTTATAACAGTTGGAGGTTTTTTGAAAGATGCAAACCTTAACAAGGAAATTCCAATGGGCGTTAAATCTGAATTTGGCCCATATTTTATATCACCTCATTTTTCTAATAAACTTGTATCTCTTTTAGAAGATAAAGGATTTAATGCAAATCCTGAAGATATAATGGGCCTAATGGTAAAAATAGCTGATGAATCCAATGGAAAGATCATCACTGATAAATCTATTGAAAAACCACTTACTGAAAGAGATATTGAATTATTAAAAAGGGGATACGAAAAAAGCGTTAAATTACTCATTGAAGTTGGCGTAGATCCTTCATCTATTGTTTCAACATCAATAAGGGGAGCACATCCTGGTGGAACTGCTGCAATTGGTAGAGTAGTCGATAATAACCTTGAAACTCAAATAAAAGGATTGTACGTAGCTGATGCAAGCATAATTCCACAAGCTCCGGGTAGACCTCCAATTTTAACTATAATCGCACTCGCAAAAAAACTTGCTAAAAATATTTCAAAGGACTTTGGTGATAAATATGGAAAGTAG
- a CDS encoding homoserine O-acetyltransferase gives MKKESVGLVDTKYYNLSDDLKLVGGGRLKEVTIAYETYGKLNKEKSNAILVCHALSGDAHVAGWHEGDKKPGWWDIIVGPGKCLDTEKYFIICSNVIGGCKGSTGPYSINPETGKPYGLDFPIITISDMVNAQKKLIDHLGINQLFAVVGGSMGGMQVLQWCVSYPDMVRLAIPIATTAHSAPQQIAFNEVGRQAIISDPKWNEGSYYSGDIPKDGLSLARMIGHITYLSYESMYQKFGRRLQDKEKYGFDFSLDFQVESYLHYQGESFVKRFDANSYLYITKAMDYFDLTKNGSLAEGFKDVKAKFLVISVNSDWLYPPAQSKEIVMALTANNIEVRYHELKSPYGHDAFLLEEGQLNYIISGFLSDILVEDVMTGEVTKISEEASIDEAAKMMLENKVTHLPVVADGDKLIGIVTAWDISKAVALKCSKLDEIMTKEVLVSNPDDIIEIAAEKMNKYNISSLPVVDDNQRVIGIITTDHISTLITRD, from the coding sequence ATGAAAAAGGAATCAGTTGGACTTGTAGATACAAAATACTATAACCTTTCCGATGATTTAAAACTGGTAGGTGGGGGCAGACTTAAAGAAGTTACAATAGCCTATGAAACTTACGGTAAATTAAATAAGGAAAAAAGTAATGCAATTTTAGTCTGTCATGCACTTTCTGGTGATGCTCATGTTGCTGGATGGCATGAAGGAGACAAAAAACCTGGCTGGTGGGACATTATAGTAGGGCCAGGAAAATGTCTGGATACAGAAAAATATTTTATAATCTGTTCTAATGTTATTGGAGGATGTAAAGGTTCAACTGGTCCTTATTCTATTAATCCTGAAACTGGTAAGCCCTATGGATTAGATTTTCCAATAATTACAATTTCTGATATGGTAAATGCCCAGAAAAAGTTAATAGATCATCTTGGCATTAATCAACTTTTTGCAGTTGTTGGTGGTTCAATGGGCGGAATGCAGGTTCTTCAATGGTGCGTGTCTTATCCAGATATGGTTAGATTGGCAATTCCGATAGCTACTACAGCACATTCTGCTCCACAGCAAATTGCTTTTAATGAAGTTGGCAGGCAGGCAATTATATCTGATCCAAAATGGAATGAGGGATCTTATTACTCTGGGGACATTCCTAAGGATGGTTTAAGCCTTGCTAGGATGATAGGACACATCACATATCTTAGTTATGAGTCAATGTATCAAAAATTTGGGAGAAGACTTCAGGATAAAGAAAAATATGGATTTGATTTTTCACTTGATTTTCAGGTGGAAAGTTACCTTCATTACCAGGGAGAATCTTTTGTTAAAAGATTCGATGCTAATTCTTACCTTTATATAACGAAAGCCATGGATTATTTTGACCTTACAAAGAATGGATCTCTTGCTGAAGGATTTAAAGATGTAAAGGCGAAATTCCTGGTAATTTCTGTTAATTCTGATTGGCTTTACCCACCAGCACAATCAAAAGAGATTGTAATGGCATTAACTGCAAATAATATAGAAGTACGCTATCATGAGCTTAAATCACCCTATGGCCATGATGCTTTCCTTCTGGAAGAAGGTCAGTTAAATTATATCATAAGCGGATTTCTCTCAGATATTCTTGTTGAAGATGTAATGACAGGTGAAGTGACTAAAATCAGTGAAGAAGCAAGTATTGATGAAGCAGCTAAAATGATGCTTGAAAATAAAGTCACACATTTGCCTGTAGTTGCTGATGGTGATAAATTAATAGGTATAGTAACTGCATGGGATATTTCCAAGGCGGTTGCCTTAAAATGCAGTAAATTAGATGAAATAATGACAAAAGAAGTTCTAGTGTCTAATCCTGATGATATAATAGAGATAGCAGCAGAGAAAATGAACAAATACAATATTTCATCCCTTCCTGTTGTAGATGACAACCAAAGAGTTATTGGAATTATAACAACTGACCATATAAGCACTCTAATAACACGAGATTAA
- a CDS encoding MoaD family protein: MVELKFLARFRDITKERSVNIEYTGNVDNLIDVLTQKYGNEFKDALFDKEGNLRDYMKILVNGEDLDAIGGLEAEVGSGDEVVFFQTIAGG; this comes from the coding sequence ATGGTTGAATTGAAATTTTTAGCACGGTTTAGAGATATTACAAAGGAAAGATCTGTAAATATTGAATACACTGGAAATGTAGATAATTTAATTGATGTTCTTACTCAAAAATATGGAAATGAATTTAAAGATGCACTGTTTGATAAAGAAGGAAATTTAAGAGATTACATGAAAATACTTGTAAATGGCGAAGATTTAGATGCTATTGGAGGCTTAGAAGCAGAAGTGGGAAGTGGAGATGAAGTTGTATTTTTCCAGACTATTGCTGGGGGATAA
- a CDS encoding sulfide-dependent adenosine diphosphate thiazole synthase translates to MEKFSKISEKEVTKAIVEGFANEFIEYIESDVIIVGAGPSGLVAAKKLAEKGVKTLIIESNNYLGGGFWIGGYLMNKLTVRAPGQKILDEIRVPYEEVTEGLFVANGPHACSKLIAGAMDVGAKVINMTKFDDVVLRDDRVSGIVMNWTPVSALPRAITCVDPVAIESKIVIDATGHDAVVVKSLEERGLVDIKGFGGMWVEKSEDAIVEHTKEVFPGLFVAGMSVATTFGQPRMGPTFGGMLLSGEKVAELIYEKLQSNGDIKAGEAIIASK, encoded by the coding sequence ATGGAAAAGTTTTCAAAAATATCTGAAAAAGAAGTAACAAAGGCCATTGTCGAAGGCTTTGCCAATGAATTCATAGAATACATTGAAAGTGATGTAATTATAGTTGGAGCAGGTCCAAGTGGACTCGTAGCTGCAAAAAAACTCGCAGAAAAAGGCGTTAAAACACTTATAATAGAAAGCAACAATTATCTTGGTGGCGGTTTCTGGATAGGCGGTTACTTAATGAATAAACTTACAGTAAGAGCTCCAGGACAAAAGATACTTGATGAAATTAGAGTGCCTTATGAAGAGGTTACAGAAGGATTATTTGTTGCAAATGGGCCTCATGCTTGTTCTAAGCTTATAGCAGGTGCAATGGACGTCGGTGCTAAAGTAATTAACATGACCAAGTTCGATGACGTTGTTTTACGTGATGATCGTGTCAGTGGTATTGTTATGAACTGGACACCAGTATCAGCCCTTCCAAGAGCCATAACTTGTGTTGATCCTGTTGCAATCGAATCAAAAATAGTTATAGACGCAACTGGACACGATGCAGTTGTTGTAAAATCACTAGAAGAACGTGGACTTGTAGATATCAAAGGATTTGGCGGAATGTGGGTCGAAAAATCTGAAGATGCTATTGTTGAACACACAAAAGAAGTATTCCCAGGGCTTTTTGTTGCTGGAATGTCAGTTGCTACCACCTTTGGTCAGCCAAGAATGGGCCCTACATTTGGAGGCATGCTCTTATCCGGCGAAAAAGTTGCTGAATTAATTTATGAGAAATTGCAAAGTAATGGGGACATAAAAGCTGGTGAAGCAATAATTGCGAGCAAATAA
- the thiI gene encoding tRNA uracil 4-sulfurtransferase ThiI: protein MDYELIIVRYGEIGVKSPKVRRRFENKLIRNIESKLKCEIEINQGRIFLYPENFDEALEVLGKTIGIVSFSPAVSTETDFSSIEQTIDKYVDKLVSEGLFSDKNTFAVRCRRVGTHEFTSQEMAGFCGSVVIKNTNAPVNLSNPDFELFVEVRENKTYIYHEKISGLGGLPVGTQGKVIALVSGGIDSPVAAFLMMKRGCEIIVLNFNNYPYTSKSNEKVHKIVEKLEEYSPSKLKFFEANYGEYLKNCIEKANPRLTCVLCKSGMYKIAEKLAKQENALAIIDGSSLGQVASQTLPNILATRYSTNMPILSPLIGLDKSEIEEIGKKIGTFDISILPAAGCSAVPKYPETNAKLDKFLEVLEKINFDEETKKVFSSIRLNESG from the coding sequence ATGGATTATGAACTTATAATTGTAAGATACGGAGAAATTGGAGTTAAAAGCCCAAAAGTAAGGCGAAGATTTGAAAATAAATTGATAAGAAATATAGAAAGTAAACTAAAATGTGAAATAGAAATAAATCAGGGTAGAATATTTCTATATCCTGAAAATTTTGATGAAGCATTGGAAGTGTTAGGTAAAACAATAGGAATAGTATCATTTTCTCCTGCAGTATCCACAGAAACTGATTTTAGCAGTATAGAGCAAACAATTGATAAATATGTAGATAAATTAGTATCTGAAGGTTTATTTTCAGATAAAAATACATTTGCAGTAAGATGCCGAAGAGTAGGAACTCATGAATTCACAAGTCAGGAAATGGCAGGTTTCTGCGGCTCAGTAGTAATTAAAAATACCAATGCACCGGTTAATTTAAGTAATCCTGACTTTGAGCTTTTTGTAGAAGTTAGGGAAAATAAAACCTACATTTACCATGAAAAAATTTCCGGATTAGGCGGTCTTCCAGTAGGAACTCAGGGAAAAGTAATTGCACTTGTATCTGGAGGCATTGATTCGCCTGTTGCCGCGTTTTTAATGATGAAACGAGGCTGTGAAATTATAGTTCTCAATTTCAACAATTACCCTTATACTTCCAAATCCAATGAAAAAGTGCATAAAATTGTTGAGAAACTCGAAGAATATTCCCCTTCAAAACTCAAGTTTTTTGAAGCAAATTATGGAGAATATCTTAAAAACTGCATCGAAAAGGCAAATCCCCGGTTAACGTGTGTTTTATGTAAAAGCGGGATGTACAAAATCGCTGAAAAACTTGCAAAACAGGAAAATGCTCTTGCAATCATTGATGGAAGTAGTTTAGGACAGGTTGCATCCCAAACACTCCCTAATATCCTTGCAACAAGATATTCCACAAATATGCCCATATTAAGTCCTTTAATTGGGCTTGATAAAAGTGAGATTGAAGAAATAGGAAAGAAAATAGGAACCTTTGACATTTCCATACTGCCAGCCGCTGGATGCAGCGCTGTTCCAAAATATCCAGAGACAAATGCAAAACTTGACAAATTTTTAGAAGTACTAGAAAAAATTAATTTTGATGAGGAGACGAAAAAAGTGTTTTCTTCTATTAGACTAAATGAATCAGGATAA
- a CDS encoding ABC transporter substrate-binding protein — protein sequence MIKLGGIFIRIGYLSTIYHTSFILKNEPLRNLSDYNLEWTLFSTGPAMKDAFVSNDIDLGYIGLPPIMIGIENGLKVKCVGGGHVEGTVMVASNSYKTFDELGNIKEVLRQFEGKSIGAPSKGCIHDVIIREFTKDLDIEIKNYSWADFMSDAIFDGEIAASVGTPSFAILTLKKLAFHIVIPPTNLWPYNPSYGIVARNEIIDEYPEFIIDFLKAHEDASNLIRNEPDNAADIAVDEIEVLSKDFVLKTYNVSPKYCASVPKEYIKSTLKFVPVLKNLGYINSGLKEEDIFDTRFIEEIHPESSHYDSI from the coding sequence ATGATAAAACTAGGAGGAATTTTTATTCGCATAGGTTACCTATCTACAATATACCACACTTCATTTATACTGAAAAACGAGCCTTTAAGAAATTTAAGTGATTATAATCTAGAATGGACCCTATTTTCCACAGGACCTGCAATGAAGGATGCATTTGTTTCAAATGATATCGATCTAGGATACATTGGCCTTCCCCCAATCATGATTGGGATTGAAAACGGTTTAAAAGTTAAATGCGTTGGAGGAGGGCATGTAGAAGGAACAGTTATGGTTGCTTCTAACTCATATAAAACCTTCGATGAACTAGGAAATATCAAAGAAGTATTAAGGCAATTTGAAGGTAAATCTATTGGAGCTCCATCAAAAGGATGTATTCATGATGTGATCATACGTGAATTTACTAAAGACCTTGATATTGAAATTAAAAATTATTCATGGGCAGATTTTATGTCTGATGCTATATTTGATGGAGAAATAGCTGCCAGTGTTGGAACACCATCCTTTGCAATCCTTACTTTAAAAAAGTTGGCTTTTCATATTGTCATTCCTCCAACTAATCTCTGGCCATATAACCCAAGCTATGGAATAGTAGCAAGAAATGAAATAATTGATGAATATCCTGAATTTATAATTGATTTTCTTAAAGCACACGAAGATGCTTCTAATTTAATAAGAAATGAACCTGATAATGCAGCAGATATAGCTGTAGATGAAATTGAAGTCCTTAGTAAAGATTTTGTGCTTAAAACATATAATGTATCCCCAAAATATTGTGCAAGTGTTCCAAAAGAGTATATTAAATCCACACTTAAATTTGTACCTGTATTAAAAAATTTAGGTTATATAAATAGCGGTTTAAAAGAAGAAGACATCTTTGACACTCGATTTATTGAAGAAATTCATCCAGAATCTTCACATTATGATTCCATCTAA
- the nifS gene encoding cysteine desulfurase NifS, which produces MYMDHSATSPVDREVFDAMKPYFVDEFGNASTLYSLGREASKAMENARAQVASLIGAKAEEIIFTSGGTESDNIAIKGTAYRLKDKGNHIITSAIEHPAVDETCKYLEKNGFDVTYLPVYEEGIVRVSDLENAITDKTILITIMHANNEIGTIQPIAEIGKIARKKKIYFHTDAVQTVGKIPVNVEELNVDMLSLSAHKVYGPKGIGALYIKKGVRLEPIIHGGGHERGIRPGTENVSGIVGLGKACELAQNNLLDNAKYITNLRDKLIDGVLNSVEQSYLNGHRTKRLPNNVNFRFTGIEGESLVLHLDSKGIAASTGSACSSKKLEPSHVLTALGLEHVDAHGSLRLTLGKENTEEDVDHAIESIKEVVGTLRKLSPLWCAIPGAERNE; this is translated from the coding sequence ATTTATATGGATCATTCGGCTACATCACCAGTTGATAGGGAAGTATTTGATGCCATGAAGCCTTATTTTGTCGATGAATTCGGAAATGCTTCAACTTTATACTCGCTGGGAAGAGAAGCAAGTAAAGCTATGGAAAATGCCAGGGCACAGGTTGCATCACTCATTGGAGCAAAAGCTGAAGAAATTATTTTTACAAGTGGCGGAACAGAGTCAGATAATATAGCCATTAAAGGTACAGCTTACAGATTAAAAGATAAAGGAAATCACATAATTACAAGTGCTATAGAACATCCTGCAGTTGATGAAACGTGTAAATATCTGGAAAAAAATGGTTTTGATGTCACGTATCTCCCTGTTTATGAAGAAGGAATTGTTAGAGTATCTGATTTAGAAAATGCAATAACTGATAAAACCATTCTTATTACAATAATGCACGCTAACAATGAAATTGGGACAATCCAGCCAATTGCAGAAATTGGTAAAATAGCAAGGAAAAAGAAGATTTATTTCCATACAGACGCTGTTCAAACAGTTGGTAAAATCCCTGTAAATGTCGAAGAACTTAATGTTGACATGCTTTCACTCTCAGCGCATAAAGTTTACGGCCCAAAGGGTATTGGAGCTTTATATATTAAAAAAGGAGTTAGATTGGAGCCAATAATCCATGGCGGGGGACATGAAAGAGGTATAAGGCCAGGAACAGAAAATGTCTCAGGGATTGTTGGGCTTGGCAAAGCATGTGAACTTGCTCAAAATAATCTTCTGGATAATGCGAAATATATAACAAATTTAAGGGACAAATTAATAGATGGAGTACTGAATTCAGTGGAACAATCATATTTAAATGGACATAGAACAAAAAGACTTCCAAATAATGTAAATTTCAGATTTACCGGTATTGAAGGGGAATCATTAGTATTGCACCTTGATTCCAAAGGAATAGCAGCTTCAACAGGTTCTGCATGCTCATCAAAGAAATTAGAACCATCACATGTCTTAACTGCACTTGGCTTGGAACATGTTGATGCACATGGATCGCTACGTTTAACTCTTGGAAAAGAAAACACAGAAGAAGACGTGGATCATGCAATAGAATCCATTAAAGAAGTAGTTGGAACACTTAGAAAACTTTCTCCTCTCTGGTGTGCAATACCCGGAGCAGAAAGAAATGAATAA
- the nifU gene encoding Fe-S cluster assembly scaffold protein NifU: protein MYSDKVMEHFQNPRNVGEIEDADGIGTVGNPVCGDLMTIYIKVKDDVIEDIKFKTFGCGAAIATSSMVTEMAMGKTLEEAMKITRNDVAENLEGLPPVKMHCSNLAADALHAAIDNYREKKGEKPKEHIVCSSCEEE, encoded by the coding sequence ATGTATAGCGATAAAGTAATGGAACATTTTCAAAACCCAAGAAATGTTGGCGAAATAGAGGATGCAGACGGCATTGGAACAGTAGGGAACCCGGTTTGTGGAGATTTAATGACAATTTACATTAAAGTAAAAGACGATGTGATTGAAGACATTAAATTTAAAACATTCGGCTGCGGCGCTGCCATTGCAACAAGCAGCATGGTTACAGAAATGGCAATGGGAAAAACTCTTGAGGAAGCCATGAAAATAACAAGAAATGATGTAGCAGAAAACCTTGAAGGTCTTCCCCCAGTTAAAATGCACTGTTCAAACCTTGCAGCTGATGCATTACATGCTGCTATTGATAATTACAGGGAAAAGAAAGGAGAAAAACCAAAAGAACATATTGTATGTTCCTCCTGTGAAGAGGAATAA
- a CDS encoding MOSC domain-containing protein, producing the protein MGYAFLKEYYGIIGDAHSNSDTHRQISLLAIESINKMRDLGLNVNPGDFAENLTTEGIDLVNLPVGSKMLVGENTILEVTQIGKECHARCTIYHQAGDCIMPKEGIFTRVIKGGKVKTGDKIELI; encoded by the coding sequence GTGGGATATGCATTTCTTAAAGAATATTACGGCATTATTGGTGATGCCCATAGTAACAGTGACACACATCGCCAAATTAGCTTACTTGCTATCGAAAGTATCAATAAGATGAGGGATCTTGGCTTAAATGTGAACCCTGGGGACTTTGCAGAAAATCTTACCACCGAAGGAATTGACCTTGTGAATTTACCTGTTGGTAGCAAAATGCTTGTTGGTGAAAATACTATCCTTGAAGTAACTCAGATTGGTAAAGAATGCCATGCTCGTTGTACAATTTATCATCAAGCTGGAGATTGTATAATGCCAAAAGAAGGAATTTTTACAAGAGTAATAAAAGGTGGAAAAGTAAAAACAGGAGATAAAATAGAATTAATATAA
- a CDS encoding ThiF family adenylyltransferase, translated as MESRYARQEILQNIGDYGQKKLAKSHVIIIGCGALGTVAANNLTRAGIGKISILDRDFVELNNLQRQLLFDEKDVGEPKAIAATRKLESINSEIEIIPLVKDLNHTNVEEIIKDADLVLDGTDNIQTRMLINDVCVREKIPWIYTGAIGTSGMTMNILPGAACIRCLYPSIPKPGALPTCDTMGVLNTITVIMGSMASTQAIKILLGEAKPENEHDSSLIVYDTWSNSFDNIIVRKNEKCECCSNGNFDFLNSEDREVITSLCGKNAIQITPANAKEINLRELASKLEHLGSVKCADFILLFKMEKNEISVFRDGRAIIKGTNDKNVAKSIYARYIGT; from the coding sequence ATGGAAAGTAGATATGCAAGACAAGAAATCTTACAAAATATAGGTGATTATGGCCAGAAAAAACTGGCTAAAAGCCATGTTATCATTATTGGATGTGGAGCACTGGGAACAGTTGCTGCAAATAATCTTACACGTGCTGGAATTGGAAAAATATCAATATTAGATAGAGATTTTGTTGAACTAAATAACCTTCAAAGACAGCTATTATTCGACGAAAAAGATGTAGGAGAACCAAAAGCGATAGCTGCAACCCGAAAACTTGAATCTATTAATTCTGAAATAGAAATCATCCCTCTTGTTAAAGATTTAAATCATACAAATGTTGAAGAAATAATAAAAGATGCTGATCTTGTTTTAGACGGAACAGATAACATCCAAACAAGAATGCTCATAAATGATGTATGTGTGAGGGAAAAAATTCCATGGATATACACTGGTGCAATTGGAACATCAGGAATGACCATGAACATTTTACCTGGCGCTGCATGTATTAGGTGCCTTTATCCAAGCATTCCCAAACCGGGTGCACTGCCAACATGTGATACGATGGGTGTATTAAATACCATAACAGTGATTATGGGGTCAATGGCAAGTACTCAGGCTATAAAAATACTTCTTGGAGAAGCAAAGCCTGAAAATGAGCATGATAGCAGTCTTATAGTTTATGATACATGGAGCAATTCATTTGATAATATAATTGTCAGAAAGAATGAAAAATGTGAATGTTGTAGTAATGGAAATTTTGACTTTTTAAATTCTGAAGATAGGGAAGTTATAACATCTCTTTGCGGTAAAAATGCTATCCAGATAACTCCTGCAAATGCAAAAGAAATAAACTTAAGAGAGCTTGCATCTAAACTGGAACATTTAGGTAGTGTTAAGTGTGCAGATTTTATTTTACTTTTTAAGATGGAAAAAAATGAAATATCTGTATTTAGGGATGGAAGGGCAATAATTAAAGGAACCAATGATAAAAATGTTGCAAAATCAATTTATGCGAGGTATATTGGAACATAA
- a CDS encoding 4Fe-4S dicluster domain-containing protein has protein sequence MKTLKLDEKTFKLAERIKKDLKASENLEVLKCSQCGMCTSICPAARHTDYDPREIVKRVLDNDETLITDDIIWNCFYCYTCHSICPVNNSPCEANQILRQKAIDHGRGKPKIAPFSAYGDSFIEFGLGAIPSDFFDDLIKEYGKEWLELKVNLEDIREELNLGPMLLPEKDVSDINKILEKTGFTKRLKRIKECRYK, from the coding sequence ATGAAAACACTTAAATTAGATGAGAAAACATTTAAACTTGCAGAGAGAATTAAAAAAGACTTAAAAGCATCAGAAAACCTTGAAGTTCTTAAATGCAGTCAGTGTGGAATGTGCACATCAATATGTCCAGCAGCAAGACATACAGACTACGATCCAAGAGAAATAGTTAAAAGAGTGCTGGACAATGATGAAACTTTAATTACAGATGATATAATCTGGAATTGCTTTTACTGTTATACATGCCACAGCATTTGTCCTGTAAATAACAGCCCATGTGAAGCTAATCAAATTTTAAGACAAAAAGCAATTGACCATGGAAGAGGAAAACCTAAAATAGCCCCTTTTTCGGCATATGGTGATAGTTTCATTGAATTCGGACTTGGAGCAATTCCAAGTGACTTTTTCGATGATTTAATAAAAGAATACGGAAAAGAATGGCTTGAATTAAAAGTTAATTTAGAAGATATTAGAGAAGAACTAAATCTAGGGCCTATGTTATTACCAGAAAAAGATGTAAGTGACATTAACAAAATTTTGGAGAAGACAGGGTTTACTAAAAGACTAAAAAGAATAAAGGAATGTAGATATAAATAA